The Prunus dulcis chromosome 3, ALMONDv2, whole genome shotgun sequence genome segment ACATCATCTGCCCCAATATGTTTGATTAGCTAATGGAATTAAATAATGTGATTCTTTACAGTTCACTTTCTAGAATTACTCTGTCAAAATATTGTACTCTATAGGTTTGCTAATATTGTACATATAATGATAACTCTGCATATGGTTTCTCAAAAAAGTAGAATAATATTATTGCAGAGAATGAAGCCATTCCTCTTTCCACTGCTCGGTGGCTTTGCTTTTATGCTCCTCCTAGTTCATGCCCAGGATGATCAAACAGGTATGTCTATCTCCaattgccaaaacaaaaaaaaaacaaaaacaaaaacaaaacaaaaaaaaaaaaaggttgctTTGGTAACAGTGTATAGTGTAAGCCATACATTTCTATAAGCACAAGACATCTAACATGCGTGTCTCTCTTTCAGGCTTTATTAGCATAGACTGTGGCCTTGCAGAAAATACCAGCTATACAGAAAAGATGACAGGAATTAACTACATTTCAGACGAAACCTTCATAAGCACTGGTGAAAATAACGTCGTATTGCAAGAGTACAGAAATAAGTATCAAGAGCCCTACATGTCTCTTAGGAGTTTCCCTGGAGGGATCAGGAACTgctacaaaatcaatgtcACAAATGGCACCAGATATTTGATCAGATCAAGTTTCAAATATGGGAACTATGATAGGCAGAATATATTGCCAGAATTCGACTTGCAACTTGGAACTAATGTTTGGGATTTGGTGAAGTTGGAGGATGCATCAACCATTACAAACAAGGAGCTCATACATGTTCCTCTAAGAGACTATATACATGTTTGTCTAGTGAACACCGGCTTGGGGATTCCGTTTATATCGGCACTAGAACTGAGGCCTTTACCTAATACATCTTATCAAACACAAACCGGGTCGTTGGCACTTCAATGGCGGCTTGACACCGGTCAAATAGCAGCTAATTTGACAGAATACAGGTGAGTACATAATGTCCAAGGAAATGTTTACATGGTTGAATAGCTAGAATCAATACTGATGGTCCCTTGAATATCTATTTAGGTATCCAGGTGATGTTCATGATCGCTTCTGGTATGGCTACTATGACGACAATTGGAAACGAGTAATTACCTCGTCCACGATCGACTCGGATGTTCACGATAGTTTCCAGCCCCCATCTGTTGTCATGAGCACAGCTGCCACACCAAAGGATGGAACTGATGCCTTGTACATTTCCTGGATGGATTTTGATAACAGTGCAGAATATTTTGTTTACATGCACTTTGCAGAATTTGAAAAGCTCCAACCCAACCAGTCTAGGCAGTTCAACATTACTATGAATGGAGAGTCCCTTCATGAGAAAGTTGTTCCTTATTACTTGTCCTCCTCCACTATTTACAGCACTAGAGCTTTGAGTACTGGaggaaaatataatatttcaatcTTTAAGGCTAAGAACTCTACCCTTCCACCAATCCTTAATGCCATCGAGGTGTACACCGTAAAAGAATTCTTAGAATCAAGAACAAACCAAGCAGATGGTAAGTACTTTGTCCTTATACTTGTAACACAAGCTAATTTTGTCACTGTTAATTTAGTGATATATTCTGTTTGCTTTTGAAAATATTAGTTGATGCAATCACAAGCATCAAGTCAACttacaaaattaagaagaacTGGCAAGGAGATCCATGCTCCCCTCTGGTTAACTCATGGGAAGGTATAAACTGTAGCAATGAGCACAGTAGAATAGTATCCTTGTAAGTACTATGGCTGTCTTactcaaaatatttttaattaatcccAATTATGTCTTAATTATTCAATTACGGAACGTATATGCAATCATGCAGGAACTTGTCCTCCAGCGGATTAACAGGGGAGATAGCTCCTTATATATCCAATCTCACCATGATACACATTTTGTAAGTATGCCTTAACTACTACATATTTGTAAAATATGCCCATAATTGGTCACAATCAGTAGTTAAATGAGTAAAGCTGCTTATCATTTCAGAGATTTATCAAACAACAACTTAACTGGATCAATCCCAGAATTTTTATCTCGACTGCGAAAGTTAATGGTCCTGTAAGTTATTGACTTGCTTATGGGTCTAAACAGCCAACTCCTTAAAAATTATGGTAATAGATCTATTGCATGCTTTGCAGAAACTTGGAGAAAAACAAACTCACAGGTTTAGTTCCCGTAGGACTCATTCAGAAGAGGAAGGATGGTTTGCTATCCCTACGGTacgatttttatttttaaaagaaaggaggaagaaaattaacaataaaaataaagagcaGAAGTGCTATTTTGAAGTCCATCAAAATCAATCTTACTATGATGGCCatcaacaattttcttttcagtttgTGTGAAAATCCAAATCTATCCGGACAAGTTTTgtgcaaaaagaagaagcagagtATCAGTATTCTCTTGGCAGTGTCAATCCCTGGAATTTTCATCCTCTTATTAACTGTATCAGCTGTTTCATGGGTGGgctttaaaaggaaaaaacgaCATGCCCATTGTGATGATCCTTTTGGTGTAGAGGTGATGCAGAATTCCAACCAAAACAGTTTATTGGAGTCAGAGGGCCAACGCTTTACATACCCAGAGATTGTGGAGATTACCAGTAATTTTAAATCAATAATTGGAAGAGGCGGATTCGGAGAAGTCTACTTTGGCACTCTGCAAAATCAGACTCAAGTTGCTgtcaagttactgatttcatCGTCAACACAGGGCtcaaaagaatttgaaaatgagGTAGCtatatgaagaagaatatatatacttgcatgtttgttttgtattgATTACGAAGAGAGCTAAACAAGATCAACATTAGTTGTTGCTTAAAATGATTGATAGCCATAACAAATGCAGGTTAAACTGTTGATGAGAGCTCATCATAGAAACTTGGTTTCTCTGGTTGGGTACTGTGATGAAGGGGAGACTATGGcactagtttataatttcgtTGCTAATGGAAATTTGCAACAGCGTTTATCAGCTGGTAAATCGATCGATACGCATTCATATGAACTCGCTTTATGGGGATTGACCATCTATAAGCCTAATTCTATGGTCACTGAAAACTTTTGGGTGCAGATGTAACTTTACACGTTTTGACTTGGAAGGAGAGACTTCAAATTGCAGTTGATGCAGCACGAGGTAAGcactaaaacaaaaataaaaatgaaatgaaaaattatatatataatctagTTTCTTCTCTTCCAGTTCTCAAAATTTAATTCTGCTCGTGTTCATCTTGGAAACATTAATGAAATAGTTATGACTAATGTATGTGTGTTTTTGTGTTGAAACCCAAAACCATAGTATGTTGCAAGAAAATCGTAGAGTTAAGATCTTCATTTAGTTAACATGGCTTAAGTAATTTTTGCAGGACTGGATTATCTACACAATGGCTGCAAGCCATCAATAGTACATAGAGATCTaaagacttcaaatatcttgCTATGTGAAAATCTTCACGCCATGATAGCCGATTTCGGTCTTTCTAAAGTTTTTGCAACTGAAAGTGCCACTCATGTATCAACTGACCCTAAAGGAACATTTGGGTACCTTGATCCTCAGTAAGTGTTAATTTGCTCacaaaattttccaaatttttctGGAATCTTGTTTTATGATCAGATCCAAATTGTAACCTTTTCATATATGTGAACTGTTTGAATTGAGTTATATGTTTGGTCATTTTCTATATATgagccctaaaccctaaatcctatAGGTAGGTACTGCTTTATTAGATCAAATTGTCCCTAAAACAAGGAATATCTAATTAATTGTTTTCCCTATTCTGCCAGATATTACTACACAGGAAAGctgaaaaaaaagagtgatATATACAGCTTTGGGATTGTGTTGCTAGAGCTAATAACTGGTAGAGCAGCAATAATAAGAGATGTAGAAGCTGAACCTATTCACATATGTCGATGGGTGAGTCCAAAGTTTGAGACTATGGAAATTGAGAGTATCGTGGATTCAAGAATACAAGGGACCTACAACACCTCTTCTGCTTGGAAAGCTCTACAAATTGCCATGGCATGTGTGCCTTTAACGGCATTCCAAAGGCCTGATATAACTTTTATCTATAACAACTTGAAGGAATGTTTGGAAACTGAGATGTCCTCTGGAAGAACACAAATTGTAGGGAACGATGATACAAGTTCAAGCAGCTCAATTAGAATGGCCTCCCAAATTGAGTCAGAAACAAGTTCAATGTAACACCCCGAtcccaaatttccccaaatttaacccttatttaattatttaattatttaagggtattttagtcacatttttaaccggagagagtttgggaccgtgactt includes the following:
- the LOC117620999 gene encoding putative leucine-rich repeat receptor-like protein kinase At2g19210 yields the protein MKPFLFPLLGGFAFMLLLVHAQDDQTGFISIDCGLAENTSYTEKMTGINYISDETFISTGENNVVLQEYRNKYQEPYMSLRSFPGGIRNCYKINVTNGTRYLIRSSFKYGNYDRQNILPEFDLQLGTNVWDLVKLEDASTITNKELIHVPLRDYIHVCLVNTGLGIPFISALELRPLPNTSYQTQTGSLALQWRLDTGQIAANLTEYRYPGDVHDRFWYGYYDDNWKRVITSSTIDSDVHDSFQPPSVVMSTAATPKDGTDALYISWMDFDNSAEYFVYMHFAEFEKLQPNQSRQFNITMNGESLHEKVVPYYLSSSTIYSTRALSTGGKYNISIFKAKNSTLPPILNAIEVYTVKEFLESRTNQADVDAITSIKSTYKIKKNWQGDPCSPLVNSWEGINCSNEHSRIVSLNLSSSGLTGEIAPYISNLTMIHILDLSNNNLTGSIPEFLSRLRKLMVLNLEKNKLTGLVPVGLIQKRKDGLLSLRLCENPNLSGQVLCKKKKQSISILLAVSIPGIFILLLTVSAVSWVGFKRKKRHAHCDDPFGVEVMQNSNQNSLLESEGQRFTYPEIVEITSNFKSIIGRGGFGEVYFGTLQNQTQVAVKLLISSSTQGSKEFENEVKLLMRAHHRNLVSLVGYCDEGETMALVYNFVANGNLQQRLSAGKSNVLTWKERLQIAVDAARGLDYLHNGCKPSIVHRDLKTSNILLCENLHAMIADFGLSKVFATESATHVSTDPKGTFGYLDPQ